A portion of the Gammaproteobacteria bacterium genome contains these proteins:
- a CDS encoding replicative DNA helicase: MSEWAGREILAVDAPRSGGPRGMDTIAREWVARQAEREIGMTGLKTGFVDFDAATHGLHPGELVYLAARPGMGKTSLALDIARQVASQGHSVLIFSLEMPGVDLFDRLVAQRGRVDLQALRGGQLSEDETERTSAAAAELVRLSLKIDDTPALTTTAIRARARRHKQKQGLDLLVIDYLGLIRGPGENRTREIGNISRDLKALAKELSVPVLCLAQLNRSLEQRTDSRPKLSDLRDSGDIEQDADLVAFIYRDEVYREGSHDKGLAELSIAKQRQGPCKTILLTFQAESTGFSNADHGSQRGWMARKNQGNARGIYDEL; encoded by the coding sequence GTGTCAGAGTGGGCCGGACGGGAGATATTGGCGGTCGATGCTCCGCGCAGTGGTGGGCCGCGCGGTATGGATACGATTGCTCGGGAATGGGTGGCACGGCAGGCTGAGCGCGAAATCGGGATGACAGGACTGAAGACTGGTTTCGTCGACTTCGATGCCGCCACCCACGGCCTGCATCCCGGGGAACTCGTCTACCTGGCGGCCCGGCCCGGCATGGGCAAGACCTCGCTCGCCCTCGATATCGCGCGCCAAGTGGCCTCCCAAGGGCATTCGGTGCTGATCTTCTCGCTGGAGATGCCCGGAGTCGATCTGTTCGATCGATTGGTTGCCCAGCGCGGGCGGGTTGATCTGCAGGCGCTCAGGGGTGGCCAGCTATCTGAGGACGAGACTGAGCGCACGAGTGCCGCGGCGGCCGAGTTGGTGCGTCTGTCGCTCAAAATCGACGACACGCCTGCTTTGACGACCACAGCTATCCGGGCCAGAGCACGCCGGCACAAGCAGAAGCAGGGCCTCGATCTGCTCGTGATCGACTATCTCGGCCTGATTCGTGGACCCGGGGAGAATCGTACCCGAGAGATCGGGAATATCTCGCGCGACTTGAAAGCCCTGGCGAAGGAGCTGTCTGTCCCGGTCCTGTGTCTCGCGCAGCTGAACCGGAGCCTCGAGCAGCGGACTGACTCCCGGCCCAAGCTCTCCGATTTGCGTGACTCCGGGGATATTGAGCAGGACGCGGACCTGGTTGCTTTTATCTACCGGGATGAGGTTTACCGCGAGGGCAGCCATGACAAGGGTTTGGCTGAGCTGAGCATCGCGAAACAACGGCAGGGACCGTGCAAAACAATTCTTCTGACCTTCCAGGCCGAGAGCACGGGTTTCAGCAACGCCGATCATGGATCTCAGCGCGGTTGGATGGCACGTAAGAATCAGGGGAACGCTCGAGGTATTTATGACGAACTCTGA
- a CDS encoding helix-turn-helix domain-containing protein, with protein MTAVWDHFPGSGTQLLTMLKLADYADDAGENVFPSVATIAKYVRSTKRQVQRIMHGLIADNWIEVVAHANGGRGRAREYRLRIDRLNVPEKDDTNVTLSPIKGDAHVALSTKRVTSKVKKGDTHVTPSIKNQKIKHIRRQPEGVATSSIPEIHTCPAEQIVALYHEILPELPKVKVLTDKRRKHLRARWCSDCSTRISTGGGNSSMRCTPVTG; from the coding sequence ATGACCGCGGTCTGGGACCACTTTCCCGGGAGTGGTACCCAACTCCTCACGATGCTGAAGCTTGCAGACTACGCCGATGACGCTGGCGAGAACGTTTTTCCCTCCGTTGCTACCATAGCCAAGTATGTGCGTTCGACCAAGCGCCAGGTGCAGCGGATCATGCACGGCTTGATTGCGGATAACTGGATCGAGGTTGTCGCACATGCGAATGGTGGCCGGGGCCGGGCACGCGAATATCGGCTTCGGATTGATCGGCTCAACGTACCGGAAAAGGATGACACTAACGTCACCCTTTCTCCCATAAAGGGTGACGCCCATGTCGCCCTATCGACCAAAAGGGTGACATCCAAGGTCAAAAAGGGTGACACCCATGTCACCCCATCCATCAAGAACCAAAAGATAAAACATATTCGTCGCCAGCCTGAAGGCGTGGCGACGAGTTCCATCCCCGAAATACACACATGTCCCGCTGAGCAGATCGTCGCACTCTACCATGAGATTCTGCCGGAACTCCCGAAGGTCAAAGTACTGACCGATAAGCGGCGTAAACATCTGCGGGCGCGGTGGTGTTCAGATTGCAGTACCAGAATCTCGACTGGTGGCGGAAATTCTTCCATGCGGTGCACGCCAGTGACTGGCTGA
- a CDS encoding AlpA family phage regulatory protein, whose protein sequence is MQSRNLRILREPATCNKVGRARSTVRKDIQKGVFPPPISLGPRCSGWPEHEVDAVLEARIAGKSEEEVHALVRRLIAARKTAA, encoded by the coding sequence ATGCAATCACGTAATCTCCGCATATTGCGGGAGCCTGCTACCTGTAACAAGGTGGGGCGGGCTCGTTCAACTGTTCGGAAAGATATCCAAAAAGGTGTTTTTCCGCCGCCCATCTCGCTGGGTCCGCGGTGTTCCGGTTGGCCCGAACATGAGGTGGACGCGGTGCTCGAAGCTCGCATTGCTGGTAAGTCCGAGGAGGAGGTCCACGCGCTCGTGCGCCGGCTCATCGCTGCCAGGAAGACGGCAGCGTAG
- a CDS encoding tyrosine-type recombinase/integrase: MSLTDAKIRNTKPGEKPIKLPDGGGLVLEIRPNGSRLWRYRYRIGGKENLFAVGAYCQAPPGESEADAALRRSSGRLTLSEARQERDRCRGLVKQGVHPSHTRKAHRAAQAAAAANTIEAVAREWIEKKSARWSPSYLRQVINVTEADVFPFIGNLPIRQVTAAHLLEIISRVEGRGAETVALMIRQWVSAIFRYAVATLRADNDPAAALRGSIHRPKVEHRKPLSRAEISKFLTQLDSSGGYSTTVIALRLGILTFVRPVELRAARWAEIDIEHAEWRIPAERMKMREEHIVPRSRHAIDLIKELLKLTGYREFLFPNYRRPKECMSATTLNRALERMGFNGKDSIGFSAHGFRATASTMLNEMGYRLDVIERQLAHKERNKTRASYNRAEYLAERREMMQQWADYLDQLKAGAEVIPLHSKSV, translated from the coding sequence ATGTCCCTGACCGACGCGAAAATCCGAAACACAAAGCCTGGAGAGAAGCCCATTAAGTTACCCGATGGGGGTGGGCTTGTGCTCGAGATCCGGCCGAATGGCTCCAGGCTGTGGAGATACCGATACCGTATCGGGGGTAAGGAAAACCTATTCGCTGTTGGTGCCTACTGCCAGGCGCCGCCTGGTGAGTCTGAGGCTGATGCGGCCTTGCGGCGGAGTTCGGGTCGTCTCACCCTCTCAGAGGCCCGCCAGGAGCGTGACCGCTGCCGTGGCTTGGTCAAGCAGGGCGTCCACCCTTCCCATACTCGGAAGGCCCACAGGGCTGCGCAAGCCGCTGCGGCCGCCAATACTATCGAGGCGGTAGCGCGCGAGTGGATTGAGAAGAAATCCGCGAGGTGGTCACCATCTTACCTGCGCCAGGTTATCAATGTGACCGAGGCTGATGTGTTTCCCTTTATTGGAAACCTGCCGATCAGGCAAGTCACTGCAGCGCATCTGCTAGAGATCATCAGTCGGGTGGAAGGCCGCGGCGCGGAGACCGTCGCCCTGATGATTCGTCAGTGGGTATCGGCCATATTCAGATATGCCGTCGCTACGCTCCGTGCAGACAATGACCCGGCAGCCGCTTTGAGAGGTTCAATTCATCGCCCAAAGGTCGAGCACCGCAAACCGCTCTCCCGGGCCGAGATCAGTAAATTCCTTACCCAGCTCGATTCGTCCGGGGGCTACAGCACCACGGTGATTGCGCTGCGTTTGGGGATTCTGACCTTCGTCAGACCGGTTGAGCTGCGTGCAGCGCGGTGGGCTGAAATCGATATTGAACATGCGGAATGGCGCATCCCGGCCGAAAGGATGAAGATGCGCGAGGAGCATATTGTGCCCCGGTCTAGGCACGCCATTGACCTGATTAAAGAGCTTCTCAAGCTTACCGGGTATCGCGAGTTCCTGTTCCCGAACTACCGGCGCCCGAAGGAGTGCATGTCGGCCACGACGCTTAACCGCGCCCTGGAGCGTATGGGCTTCAATGGCAAGGACAGCATTGGATTCTCTGCACACGGATTCCGCGCAACCGCCTCAACGATGTTGAATGAGATGGGCTACCGGCTCGATGTCATCGAGCGCCAGCTTGCGCACAAGGAACGGAACAAGACTCGAGCAAGCTATAACCGCGCAGAATACCTCGCGGAGAGGCGGGAAATGATGCAGCAGTGGGCCGATTACCTCGACCAGCTTAAGGCGGGCGCGGAGGTGATCCCGCTGCACAGCAAATCGGTATGA
- a CDS encoding matrixin family metalloprotease, producing the protein MRKAVLLGCALLLSVTPAAAQAYAFFGQPDAGVGNPQPLQTEGSPIVWPADEVEVAMTLNFEDTYRDSAIEAMQSEWNSVGTPLQYRAGTAAAQPCDTSDGVNAAGWRATSCDGSNFGDTLAVTLITHTRRNGRWEISDADIIVNSGRQPWLAHRDGPLVSGQYDFHRVFVHELGHALGLEHPDDADQAVTAIMNSRISDIDTLQDDDIRGLEYLYEGTDTSTGALSRDDSGGADGALAALALLGWGARRAFNRRGRRGMMRVRRGGKT; encoded by the coding sequence ATGAGGAAAGCCGTCTTGCTCGGCTGCGCGCTGCTGTTGTCCGTCACGCCGGCGGCGGCGCAGGCATACGCCTTCTTCGGGCAGCCCGATGCCGGTGTCGGTAACCCGCAGCCACTGCAGACCGAGGGAAGCCCGATCGTCTGGCCAGCCGACGAGGTCGAGGTGGCGATGACGCTGAATTTCGAGGACACATACCGGGACAGCGCCATCGAGGCCATGCAGTCGGAATGGAACTCGGTCGGCACACCTCTGCAGTACCGCGCCGGGACGGCGGCGGCGCAGCCCTGCGACACCAGCGACGGCGTCAATGCCGCCGGCTGGAGGGCGACGAGCTGCGACGGCAGCAACTTCGGCGACACCCTGGCCGTCACGCTCATTACCCACACCCGGAGGAACGGCCGCTGGGAGATCAGCGACGCCGATATCATCGTGAACTCCGGGCGCCAGCCCTGGCTGGCGCACCGCGACGGGCCCCTGGTCAGCGGTCAGTATGATTTTCACCGCGTCTTCGTCCATGAACTCGGGCACGCGCTCGGCCTGGAGCATCCTGATGATGCGGACCAGGCAGTGACGGCGATCATGAATTCACGCATCAGCGACATCGACACTCTGCAGGACGATGACATCCGCGGACTGGAGTATCTGTATGAAGGCACCGACACAAGCACAGGCGCCTTGTCCCGGGACGACAGCGGCGGTGCCGACGGCGCCCTGGCCGCGCTGGCGCTGCTGGGATGGGGCGCGCGGCGGGCGTTTAACCGCCGCGGGCGGCGCGGTATGATGCGGGTTCGACGGGGCGGGAAGACCTAA
- a CDS encoding phosphoglycolate phosphatase: MHGLAARPRMVLIDLDGTLVDSVPDLAHAVDVMMREIGLPERGESRVREWIGNGAERLVRRALVNAYDGEPDEGLYRRAYPIFLEAYARDVCTYSRPFPGVMEGVEYLDRAGYRLGCVTNKPARFTEPLLLQLGLRERFQAVISGDTLAEKKPHPAPLLHAAKVLGVAPGESLMVGDSINDVEAARAAGFKVVCVNYGYNHGMDIRDAAPDAVIGSLLELRELLESL, translated from the coding sequence ATGCATGGACTGGCGGCGCGGCCGCGGATGGTCTTGATCGATCTCGACGGCACCCTGGTGGACAGCGTGCCGGACCTCGCCCATGCGGTCGACGTCATGATGCGCGAGATCGGCCTGCCGGAGCGCGGTGAGTCGCGCGTGCGCGAGTGGATCGGCAACGGCGCCGAGCGGCTGGTGCGGCGCGCCCTGGTCAATGCCTACGACGGCGAGCCGGACGAAGGGCTCTACCGCCGCGCCTATCCGATCTTCCTCGAGGCCTACGCGCGCGACGTCTGCACCTACAGCCGTCCGTTCCCGGGGGTGATGGAAGGCGTCGAGTATCTCGATCGCGCCGGCTACCGTCTCGGCTGCGTCACCAACAAGCCCGCGCGCTTTACCGAACCGCTGCTGCTGCAGCTCGGCCTGCGCGAGCGCTTCCAGGCCGTGATCAGCGGAGATACCCTGGCGGAGAAGAAGCCGCATCCGGCCCCGCTGCTGCACGCGGCGAAGGTCCTGGGGGTTGCGCCCGGGGAATCGCTCATGGTGGGCGATTCGATCAATGACGTGGAGGCGGCGCGCGCCGCCGGATTCAAGGTGGTCTGCGTCAATTACGGATACAATCACGGCATGGATATCCGCGATGCCGCGCCGGATGCCGTCATAGGCTCGCTGCTTGAACTGCGCGAGTTGCTGGAATCCCTGTAA
- a CDS encoding polysulfide reductase, NrfD, which produces MANAEDFGSWSILTTNFLMTLYIALGGVTLSSVLHLVNGKWRFQVRKLACAFAVLFPIAGVLLLILLANGEATFQWMAHAHDEGHHLNGWHNYTFLVLREIGGFIAVVILYGLFIKYQHQSEIDSSYAAQRRFRNIALLIPFAYFIYGSMVAWDFEMTQMPGWHSASYGAYHFQSNFHMFLGFFTIFLFFINRSGKLTAPFQHYIFNYMAQFMLAMTILWTYLYFTQYLIMWYGRLPEETHRYQSMMLEGFGPLWWTFLTFKFIIPFCTLAITPNRHNPVIITLVACFIVVGTWLERYTWIAGSVDSQYYHLPMTSMFDIVVTLAIIGVCWWAVQRTLQKYGLVRA; this is translated from the coding sequence ATGGCGAACGCAGAAGATTTTGGCAGCTGGTCGATACTGACGACGAACTTCCTGATGACGCTTTACATCGCGCTCGGCGGTGTGACCCTGTCCTCGGTGCTGCACCTGGTCAACGGGAAATGGCGCTTCCAGGTCCGCAAGCTGGCCTGCGCCTTCGCCGTGCTGTTCCCCATCGCGGGCGTGCTGCTGCTGATCCTCCTCGCGAACGGCGAGGCCACCTTCCAGTGGATGGCCCACGCCCACGACGAGGGGCACCACCTGAACGGCTGGCACAATTACACCTTCCTGGTGCTGCGCGAGATCGGCGGCTTCATCGCGGTGGTGATCCTCTACGGCCTGTTCATCAAGTACCAGCACCAGAGCGAGATCGACAGCTCATACGCGGCACAGCGCCGTTTCCGCAATATCGCGCTGCTGATCCCGTTCGCCTATTTCATTTACGGATCCATGGTGGCCTGGGACTTCGAAATGACGCAGATGCCCGGCTGGCACAGCGCGAGCTACGGCGCCTATCATTTCCAGAGCAATTTCCACATGTTCCTCGGCTTCTTCACCATATTCCTGTTTTTCATCAACCGTTCGGGCAAGCTGACGGCGCCGTTCCAGCATTACATCTTCAACTACATGGCGCAGTTCATGCTGGCGATGACCATCCTGTGGACCTATCTCTATTTCACCCAGTACCTGATCATGTGGTACGGCCGCCTGCCGGAGGAGACGCACCGCTACCAGAGTATGATGCTGGAGGGCTTCGGCCCGCTGTGGTGGACGTTCCTGACCTTCAAGTTCATCATTCCGTTCTGCACGCTGGCCATCACGCCCAACCGCCACAATCCGGTCATCATCACGCTGGTCGCCTGCTTCATCGTGGTCGGCACCTGGCTCGAGCGCTACACCTGGATCGCCGGCTCGGTGGACAGCCAGTACTATCACCTGCCGATGACCTCGATGTTCGACATCGTGGTGACGCTGGCGATCATCGGCGTCTGCTGGTGGGCGGTGCAGCGCACGCTGCAGAAGTACGGCCTCGTCCGCGCCTGA
- a CDS encoding cytochrome c, with the protein MKYRMAVAAALFPVAAWAWPWSTDMVNQPSIKPQEGEMRAFPQRSVPVGGIATEVANRDEAKPLTSPIQPTAANLAQGRTLFRIYCAACHGLTGKADSPVASKIGAIPLVDDYVQKTLTEGWIWGTITFGSYIMPAYGKPQAREDGRGSNDLSVEERWQVVSYVRHQLVQDAAAEPTRTAAAQ; encoded by the coding sequence ATGAAATACAGGATGGCGGTTGCGGCAGCGTTGTTTCCGGTCGCGGCATGGGCCTGGCCGTGGTCGACCGACATGGTGAACCAGCCCAGCATCAAGCCGCAGGAGGGCGAGATGCGCGCCTTCCCGCAGCGGTCGGTGCCGGTCGGCGGCATCGCCACCGAGGTGGCTAACCGCGATGAGGCCAAGCCGCTCACCAGCCCGATCCAGCCGACCGCCGCCAATCTGGCGCAGGGCCGCACGCTGTTCCGGATCTACTGCGCCGCCTGCCACGGCCTGACCGGCAAGGCGGACTCTCCGGTCGCGAGCAAGATCGGCGCGATACCCCTGGTGGACGATTACGTGCAAAAGACCCTGACCGAGGGATGGATCTGGGGCACCATCACCTTCGGCAGCTACATCATGCCGGCGTACGGCAAGCCGCAGGCCCGTGAGGACGGGCGCGGCTCCAACGACCTGTCCGTGGAAGAACGCTGGCAGGTCGTCAGTTACGTGCGCCACCAGCTGGTGCAGGACGCCGCGGCCGAGCCGACCCGGACGGCGGCGGCGCAATAG
- a CDS encoding DUF3341 domain-containing protein → MKKSRILALFSNFDEAFAAISDIRHYKVPGVSVDDVTVISPIEHPEIEEVLGERPAHVPKFTLIGALCGSTFGFLFLASAQANFTVQPQGGKPVIPLPSNIVLTYEMLILFSVLFTLSGLLIGARLLRKRKSLYSEKVSLDQVGIEMELEEKYVEPIKKLFRQHQALEIREEVIQ, encoded by the coding sequence ATGAAGAAATCGCGCATCCTGGCGTTGTTTTCCAATTTCGACGAGGCCTTCGCCGCCATATCGGACATCCGCCATTACAAGGTGCCGGGGGTGTCCGTCGACGACGTGACGGTGATCTCGCCGATCGAGCATCCCGAGATCGAGGAGGTGCTGGGTGAACGGCCGGCGCACGTGCCGAAGTTCACCCTCATCGGCGCCCTGTGCGGATCAACCTTCGGGTTCCTGTTCCTGGCGTCGGCGCAGGCGAACTTCACCGTGCAGCCGCAGGGCGGCAAGCCGGTGATACCGCTGCCATCCAACATCGTCCTCACCTACGAGATGCTGATCCTGTTCAGCGTGCTGTTCACCCTGTCCGGCCTGCTGATCGGCGCGCGTCTGCTGCGCAAGCGCAAGAGCCTGTACAGCGAGAAGGTCAGCCTGGACCAGGTCGGCATCGAGATGGAGCTGGAAGAGAAATACGTCGAGCCGATCAAGAAGCTGTTCCGCCAGCATCAGGCGCTCGAGATTCGGGAAGAGGTTATCCAATGA
- the nrfD gene encoding polysulfide reductase NrfD yields the protein MSDQTKDINEDIRWAKINEDVLRSMENPRMGYWVSVAVCLALLSLAVIAEVYQYRTGIGVANLNWPQMWGLYIATFIFWIGMSHSGTLLSAILHITHADWRKPIYRFAEAMTTFTLMTAGLFPIIHLGRLWNMYWVLPYYSDRGIWPNFRSPLVWDAFAIGTYLTSSALFLYIGSIPDLAICRDNAKGWRKKLYTMLSLGWRGDDRQWRHFRKAYLIMACFLIPLAVSVHSIVSSDFAMSIMPGWHVTTFPPYFVAGALYSGCAGIITLFVLLRYYFRFEDYMTIPILEKTCKLTFAIAMVWTYLNLIEFSSVWYGHDAVAKELLIAKFTGPYSPYFWAMLFCGSVVPFALAVEKWRRHIPTMFVVSIILNIGMWLERWMIVGPTLSMSYAPFSFDVSWPSWVQWFIVAGSFGWFGLLFLVFVKVIPSVSMYEVKEMVFHRRHLAHKDIASVMHRRAGDAKPSGEPGLEGAKP from the coding sequence ATGAGCGATCAAACCAAAGACATCAACGAAGACATCCGCTGGGCGAAGATCAACGAGGACGTCCTGCGCTCGATGGAAAATCCGCGCATGGGGTACTGGGTCTCGGTAGCGGTGTGTCTCGCCCTGCTTTCGCTGGCGGTGATCGCGGAGGTTTACCAGTACCGGACCGGTATCGGCGTCGCCAACCTGAACTGGCCGCAGATGTGGGGCCTGTACATCGCAACCTTCATCTTCTGGATCGGCATGAGCCACTCCGGCACTCTGCTGTCCGCGATCCTGCACATCACGCACGCCGACTGGCGCAAGCCGATCTACCGCTTCGCCGAGGCCATGACCACCTTCACGCTGATGACGGCGGGCCTGTTCCCGATCATCCACCTCGGGCGCCTGTGGAACATGTACTGGGTGCTGCCGTATTACAGCGACCGCGGCATCTGGCCGAACTTCCGCTCGCCGCTGGTATGGGACGCCTTCGCGATCGGCACCTACCTGACCTCGTCCGCCCTGTTCCTCTACATCGGCTCGATCCCCGACCTGGCGATCTGCCGCGATAATGCCAAGGGCTGGCGCAAGAAGCTCTATACCATGCTCTCGCTCGGCTGGCGCGGCGACGACCGCCAGTGGCGCCATTTCCGCAAGGCCTACCTGATCATGGCCTGCTTCCTGATTCCGCTGGCAGTGTCGGTGCACTCCATCGTGTCGTCCGACTTCGCCATGTCGATCATGCCGGGCTGGCACGTCACGACCTTCCCGCCGTACTTCGTCGCCGGGGCGCTGTATTCGGGCTGCGCGGGCATCATCACGCTGTTCGTGCTGCTGCGCTACTACTTCCGCTTCGAGGATTACATGACGATCCCCATCCTCGAGAAGACCTGCAAGCTGACGTTTGCGATCGCGATGGTGTGGACCTACCTCAACCTGATCGAGTTCAGCTCGGTGTGGTACGGCCACGACGCCGTGGCCAAGGAGCTGCTGATCGCGAAATTCACCGGTCCCTATTCGCCCTACTTCTGGGCCATGCTGTTCTGCGGCTCGGTGGTGCCGTTCGCGCTGGCCGTTGAAAAATGGCGGCGCCACATCCCGACCATGTTCGTGGTGTCGATCATCCTCAATATCGGCATGTGGCTGGAGCGCTGGATGATCGTCGGCCCGACGCTGTCGATGTCCTATGCGCCGTTCTCCTTCGACGTCAGCTGGCCGAGCTGGGTGCAGTGGTTCATTGTGGCCGGCAGCTTCGGGTGGTTCGGCCTGCTGTTCCTGGTCTTCGTCAAGGTGATTCCGTCGGTTTCGATGTACGAGGTCAAGGAGATGGTATTCCATCGCCGTCACCTCGCGCACAAGGACATCGCGAGTGTAATGCACCGCCGGGCGGGTGACGCGAAACCGTCCGGTGAGCCCGGCCTGGAGGGGGCAAAGCCATGA
- a CDS encoding 4Fe-4S dicluster domain-containing protein: MSLENILTDWSKYRKGLEEGGFHDYEHMWGMVVDLNKCTGCGACVVACYAENNLAVVGKDRFDDGHAMHWLRIERYWDEPDLGEGGVSEFQHHGGSFLPMMCQQCNAATCEPVCPVAATYHTPDGLNAQVYNRCIGSRYCSNNCPYRLRYFNFFSYYETSWPAPLHMQLNPDLTVRDKGVMEKCTFCVQRIRTAKDKAKMEDRKVLDGEVQPACVQTCPTTAMTFGDLLDMHTPGEGVDNTQAAALWRKHQVELGKSRQVKQNPELRGYRVFEGLNTDPKVLYLERVREV, encoded by the coding sequence ATGTCCCTGGAGAACATTCTCACCGACTGGTCCAAGTACCGTAAGGGCCTGGAAGAGGGCGGCTTCCACGATTACGAGCACATGTGGGGCATGGTCGTCGATCTCAACAAATGCACCGGGTGCGGCGCCTGCGTGGTTGCCTGTTACGCCGAGAACAATCTCGCCGTGGTCGGCAAGGATCGCTTCGATGACGGCCACGCCATGCACTGGCTGCGCATCGAGCGCTACTGGGACGAGCCCGATCTCGGCGAGGGCGGTGTATCCGAATTCCAGCACCACGGCGGATCCTTCCTGCCGATGATGTGCCAGCAGTGCAACGCGGCCACCTGCGAACCCGTGTGTCCGGTCGCGGCGACCTACCACACGCCCGACGGCCTGAACGCGCAGGTCTACAACCGCTGCATCGGGTCGCGTTACTGCTCCAACAACTGTCCGTACCGCCTGCGCTACTTCAACTTCTTCTCCTATTACGAGACGTCCTGGCCGGCGCCGCTGCACATGCAGCTCAACCCCGACCTGACCGTGCGCGACAAGGGCGTGATGGAGAAGTGCACGTTCTGCGTGCAGCGCATCCGCACCGCCAAGGACAAGGCGAAGATGGAGGACCGCAAGGTGCTCGACGGCGAGGTCCAGCCGGCCTGCGTGCAGACCTGCCCGACCACGGCCATGACCTTCGGCGACCTGCTCGATATGCACACCCCCGGCGAGGGGGTGGATAACACGCAGGCCGCCGCGCTGTGGCGCAAGCACCAGGTCGAGCTCGGCAAGTCCAGGCAGGTCAAACAGAATCCGGAGCTGCGCGGGTACCGCGTCTTCGAGGGCCTGAACACGGATCCCAAGGTTCTGTATCTGGAACGCGTGCGTGAAGTGTAA